The following coding sequences lie in one Aspergillus luchuensis IFO 4308 DNA, chromosome 8, nearly complete sequence genomic window:
- a CDS encoding uncharacterized protein (COG:S;~EggNog:ENOG410Q2G6;~antiSMASH:Cluster_8.6), with protein sequence MERAKAYEKHRSLIFRLFVTEGLTHEQAKLEFEKLVLESRLTMNQWKTLLRNLRIYKNIRGESAADAQTILSQTPDDGHCLIFQNGVLQDNHDIAQHSRRKQKEPKKKKKATSSKTKRISLPFNITALSNPSTFRDFQYLLFATRIHFECSFDTGKWAPNHQGLYARSPDFQAQVMVLSKLHNRIFHALKHLREGQNDKAQELLQETFPLHRSVVRCSHHRQIPDILGILVMVWRSGNKKLQHSIRDDLVALAAQSLPQNDPRRLMLESLGRLDLDQIRPLYLAFDAYCRSLWMERASGSIIKAYISYNQAHFPRTDEGGFYSLYEGMTLGSIQNTLAQVDAELERYSHENMLLWHTAIQYLWSRRRYTEMSYICAHLSKRINQLGTDFDYTQNRQLNQDAATTFLLLGLSYEVLGYPYSARLEFEHAAQLRDKVISTDMWDPTRKAALDKWVEIDRRIGETHTATISSSLIKKMYRTGSSADERVPAPPATT encoded by the exons ATGGAACGCGCAAAAGCCTACGAAAAACACCGCTCGCTCATCTTTCGACTCTTCGTCACCGAAGGCTTGACGCACGAGCAGGCCAAGCTCGAGTTTGAGAAATTGGTACTGGAATCCCGGTTGAC GATGAACCAATGGAAAACCTTGCTACGTAACTTGAGAATCTATAAAAACATCCGGGGCGAGAGCGCCGCTGACGCTCAAACTATCCTCAGTCAAACGCCTGATGATGGACACTGCCTAATCTTTCAGAATGGCGTGCTTCAAGATAATCATGACATTGCCCAGCATAGTCGCAGAAAACAGAAAGAgccgaagaaaaagaagaaggccacTTCTTCAAAGACTAAACGAATCAGTCTACCTTTCAATATCACCGCTCTCAGCAACCCGTCCACTTTCAGAGACTTCCAGTACCTTCTTTTCGCTACTCGAATCCATTTTGAGTGCTCGTTTGACACTGGTAAATGGGCGCCAAACCATCAGGGTCTTTATGCTAGGAGCCCGGATTTCCAAGCCCAGGTGATGGTGCTCAGTAAGCTACATAATCGGATATTCCATGCGTTGAAACACTTAAGAGAGGGACAAAATGACAAAGCTCAAGAATTATTACAAGAGACCTTCCCTCTACACAGATCAGTTGTGAGGTGCTCTCATCACCGACAAATTCCAGACATTCTTGGAATTCTTGTTATGGTCTGGAGATCGGGAAACAAGAAGCTACAACATTCAATTAGGGATGATCTGGTTGCTTTGGCAGCACAGAGCCTCCCGCAGAATGATCCGCGCAGATTGATGCTTGAAAGCCTCGGAAGGTTGGACTTAGACCAAATACGCCCTCTTTACTTAGCATTCGATGCTTATTGCCGTTCATTATGGATGGAACGAGCATCTGGCAGCATTATCAAAGCATATATCTCGTACAACCAAGCCCACTTCCCAAGAACAGACGAGGGTGGATTCTACAGCCTGTACGAGGGAATGACGCTCGGGAGTATTCAAAACACTCTAGCTCAGGTGGACGCCGAGTTAGAGCGATACAGCCATGAGAACATGCTGCTATGGCACACCGCAATCCAGTACCTCTGGAGTAGGAGAAGATACACAGAAATGAGCTACATCTGCGCACATTTATCCAAACGCATCAATCAGCTTGGAACAGACTTCGATTATACTCAAAACAGGCAACTGAACCAGGATGCCGCTAccacttttcttcttcttggtctaTCGTATGAAGTCCTGGGATATCCTTATAGCGCGAGATTGGAATTCGAACACGCGGCTCAACTTCGAGATAAAGTCATTTCTACTGACATGTGGGACCCAACAAGAAAAGCCGCTCTGGATAAGTGGGTCGAGATAGACAGACGGATTGGAGAAACACACACCGCCACCATCAGCAGTAGTTTGATCAAAAAGATGTACAGAACTGGTTCATCTGCCGATGAGCGCGTTCCGGCTCCACCCGCCACAACCTGA
- a CDS encoding uncharacterized protein (COG:S;~EggNog:ENOG410PS0X;~InterPro:IPR023213;~antiSMASH:Cluster_8.6), with translation MEAVMRQISISHPPGRRTYDVAAAVKVRTRLTADELTKKGRLAWQNLRYKHPLMASAIVDGNWIYNVPYGKELEAWTEKTFLSVDSSPKRTEDVLNSLGPAELPMLLHLTDRNEFLLKFTHCHADGQGIAMWYNDFLHGLSRPTTDTTQWKPGEEVKNLPPETWDAAEIPRLPQSWVEDHRGFFPKKQPKAPKTLCLEANPTEAHRPSIYEFERYRFSVKDSETIIAGARKRGITLTPFAHTAIALAAKEQANLPDGVQHNTVLVSSLRGQCKGRPELGSHAVALRFGLWPIQVGIHDFSKTSKELMKCYSSYKSNMTSYIPIMTNVLADMDPDVVNDVMSTIIFSSVGDLSPYMRASYGDIELEDYWAINLPANSSIFIAMESRLGQLELRACYNGAFYESSRIRSSLDLTGRFLLEAAT, from the coding sequence ATGGAGGCTGTAATGAGACAAATCTCTATCAGCCACCCGCCTGGTCGCCGAACATACgacgttgctgctgctgtcaaaGTCCGGACGCGCCTCACTGCGGATGAGCTAACCAAGAAGGGGCGACTAGCCTGGCAGAACCTACGATACAAGCATCCGTTAATGGCAAGCGCTATCGTCGACGGCAACTGGATATACAATGTGCCATACGGCAAGGAGTTAGAAGCCTGGACCGAAAAAACCTTCCTGTCCGTGGACTCATCCCCAAAAAGGACCGAGGATGTGCTTAATAGCTTGGGTCCAGCGGAACTTCCCATGTTGCTCCATCTCACAGACCGCAATGAGTTCTTGTTGAAATTTACACACTGTCATGCAGATGGCCAAGGGATTGCCATGTGGTACAATGATTTCTTACATGGGCTATCGCGTCCTACAACAGACACCACCCAATGGAAACCTGGAGAAGAGGTCAAGAACCTCCCTCCTGAGACGTGGGATGCGGCTGAGATCCCACGGCTCCCACAATCATGGGTTGAGGATCATCGAGGGTTCTTtccgaagaagcagcccAAAGCACCGAAAACCTTATGCTTAGAAGCAAATCCTACAGAAGCGCATCGTCCGTCGATATACGAGTTCGAAAGATACCGATTCTCGGTTAAAGACTCAGAAACTATCATTGCCGGGGCGCGTAAGCGAGGAATCACGCTTACTCCGTTTGCTCATACAGCCATCGCCCTAGCTGCAAAGGAGCAGGCCAATCTACCTGATGGTGTCCAACATAACACAGTCCTGGTTTCAAGCCTCCGGGGACAATGCAAAGGACGGCCTGAACTTGGTAGTCATGCGGTTGCACTGCGCTTTGGATTGTGGCCTATTCAAGTAGGAATTCACGATTTCTCGAAAACGTCCAAGGAGTTGATGAAGTGTTATTCTTCCTACAAGAGCAATATGACGTCGTATATACCGATTATGACAAATGTTTTGGCCGACATGGATCCCGATGTCGTAAATGATGTGATGTCTACGATTATCTTTAGTAGCGTCGGGGACTTGTCGCCCTACATGAGGGCTTCATATGGCGATATTGAGCTGGAGGATTATTGGGCTATCAATCTTCCAGCAAATTCATCAATATTTATCGCTATGGAGTCCCGGTTGGGTCAATTGGAATTGAGGGCTTGTTATAATGGCGCTTTCTATGAGTCGTCTCGCATCAGGTCTTCCTTGGATTTAACAGGCAGGTTTCTTTTGGAGGCTGCTACATGA
- a CDS encoding nucleotide triphosphate diphosphatase NUDT15 (COG:L;~EggNog:ENOG410PR0Z;~InterPro:IPR020084,IPR020476,IPR000086,IPR015797;~PFAM:PF00293;~antiSMASH:Cluster_8.6;~go_function: GO:0016787 - hydrolase activity [Evidence IEA]) — translation MNPRVGVGVFVINPKGQIVLGQRKSSHGAGTWALPGGHLEFNESFEDCAAREVLEETGLKVRDIQFLTATNDIMKEEGKHYVTVFVGCTVVGDDAQPELLEPHKCEQWKWVTWEEVSSYHSDPDSNHTLFIPLVNLLEQRPGFHPVRR, via the exons ATGAATCCCCGAGTAGGCGTAGgcgtcttcgtcatcaaTCCCAAGGGACAAATCGTTCTTGGTCAGCGCAAAAGCAGTCATGGTGCTG GTACATGGGCCCTTCCTGGCGGACATCTCGAATTCAACGAGTCGTTCGAAGACTGCGCAGCACGTGAGGTACTAGAAGAGACGGGTCTCAAAGTCCGCGACATACAGTTCCTCACAGCGACGAATGATATCatgaaagaagaggggaagcaCTATGTTACTGTTTTTGTGGGCTGTACTGTTGTGGGGGATGATGCGCAGCCGGAG CTATTGGAACCCCACAAATGTGAGCAGTGGAAGTGGGTGACCTGGGAAGAAGTTTCCTCGTATCATAGCGATCCAGACTCCAACCACACGCTGTTCATACCCTTGGTCAATCTGCTCGAGCAGAGACCGGGGTTTCATCCTGTtagacgatga